The Medicago truncatula cultivar Jemalong A17 chromosome 7, MtrunA17r5.0-ANR, whole genome shotgun sequence genome includes the window CAAAATTAACCTTAAGATAACTTATTAACTATAACCAAAGTTCTCTTCAAAATAGCAATATAAAACCTAACCATTCACTTGAAACATTTAAGAGAACACTAACAGCTATGCTTTAGTTCCTCATTCATTGCCATCTGCAGCCCGAAGTGAACCTAGTTGAACAGGGGCTTGAGTCGATACCACTTTAGACGATCCATAGGATGTTACATCAACACCTCCAGCCTTCTCTTTCTCAAGCTGCTCTTTAATCCAGAAGTATGTAATTCTCAGCCCATCCTATAATATCAGAATTGAGATGCTATGAGAAAAACATGCAATAACATTAATACAAACAAATACAACACAGAATACAGACCCATTAACAGAGGATTTTAAATAAAGGACGCCAATATATATTACACGCACGAATATGCATGTGCACACATTGTGTCTATAGTGTTTGAACGACCCAATTGTTCTGCAATACATGATTGATTCAGTAGAAAGTGTTATCAAATAAGCATAGTGgtatttggaaaaatcgttATTTTCCCTAATCGACAATACTGGTCTATCTACGATGAGGTTAAGAGCATAGGAGGAGTTAGTTTTGACAGATCATGTGGTTGTACGGCCAAGATTAACTCACTAACCTCCTAGCATTCTCACTAAATACATAGTGGGCTATATATTTTTGAGTGTCGTGTACTCCATCTACCAGACCTAACTCGAGTGTCAGCTATGTGTCCAAGCCGAAGTTATGTCTAAGGCGCGTCAaaggtaaaaataataatttttaataagacATCTGATAAGAAATGTTTGACACATGAATCAGTGTTGGAAATGTGTCTTGACACATTGACACCTTAAGAAGGAAAAGTGTTGGTGCTTCGTAGACTGAGACAAGATCAATATGCACACATTGCATAAGaagataaacaaaattgaaatttaaacaagtaaataagaaaaaaaaaaaaaaaaaaaaaggacttcGATAACGCATCTCAAGAAAATATAACGTCAGGAAGTATATCACATTCCGTTACTCTTTTCTTGAGAGCAATTGATCAAATATGGTATGGTTAATAAGACAAAACAAAAGGGAAATTCATTTTATACATCAACAATAAACTGAACTAACGGAAGTTAGaatccaaaatcaattctataaaGCAAAAACAGGGAAATTATTAtgcaattaataacattaatacCTTCAACTTCATTGTTGGAGCCCAGCCAAGTTTCTCTTTGATAAGTGTATTGTCTGAATTGCGGCCACGAACACCCTCTGGACCAGGAATGTGTTGGATGGGTATGCTTTTGTTCTCAAAGCTAAGAACAATCTCAGCCATCTCATTCATGCTAACCATTTCGTCACTTCCAATATTCACTGGCTCCCGAAAGTCTGATTTAGTCAATCTAAAAGGAAAAGTAGACAACGAACACAATGCTGAGTTTTACCAAGAAATAAGAACTAACCTAAAAACAGATATACAGAAAGCTCACACCAAATTTAGTTTTCTTTGTATACAACCACATAGGGAGGTCTTAAGTTTTGTGAGAGGCATTAAAATCTCTCTTGTTAACATTCAATGTTCATTGAGCTAATAacgtttatttttaaaacccaaaTCTTAAATGATTGGAATTCACAAAGAAGTCTACTTAAGCATCTATAGAATTAACAATTTCAGAATAAATAGAGATTTACAATTATAATTGTGAATAGAAATTATTAATGGCAAATGCTCTACACTGCTCCATTTTCATCATTCATAAAAAGCACAAATGtgatttaaatttcaaaaagaaaaactacggaaaaaaaatcatttagcTGCAATAGACACGAGATCAGCATGGTCATACCTAAGCACGCCTTCAACACACTCGTCAATGAAGGTGAAGGATCGTGTCTGTAATCCATCTCCCCACATCTCAAATTTATCTGTGGAAGTAAGTGTCTTTCGGCAAAAAGCAGCAGGAGCCTTTTCCCTTCCACCTGTACGACGAACAACAAAGCGACAAACTTCTTAAATGTACGATGAACAACAAAGCAACGAACTTCTTAAATGTAAAAGCATACAAAACATAAATGACGATTACTTTATTGATTTAGATAAGACACctgcaaaatttaaaattcagcTACGAGCATACCTTTCCATGTACCAAAAGGGCCGTATATGTTATGGAACCGCCCAATGCGGCACTCAATTCCAAAATCTTTGTTATAATGCTTGCATAACTCTTCTGTTGCAAGCTTCTCCAGCCCATATGCATCTTGTGGCtagaaaaagttataaaattaaatacattcatcctaaccCGAGTGTGCAAATAAATAACCAGCATAACTGAAAATAACAATTCAAAGATCAACAACAAACCTCAGCAGGCCAGGCATCAGCCTCCTTCAAGCTCACATTTGTTTCCAACTGTTTGAATTCAGGGTAGATACAAGCACTAGAGGCATAAAAaaacctacaaaaaataaaataatttttgtaacaCAGATAAGTAACAAGCCATTGAAATagacaacttaattaagtgttcATAGCATAAGTGTTTTCAATATAAGTGCTTATCTATAAGTTTTATTTATAAGTTATCAtgtagaacttatgaaaataagctaaaatcAACTTAGAGAAATTTGTTGAGCCATATCCgtaagctctctcaaacagcATTACAAATGTTAATGTTAGTAAATAAAGTCAAATCAAACAAGCCTTAAATATGAGATAACTAACCTCTTAACACCATTAATCCTAGCAGCTTCAATCATATTGAAGCTAATCATTGTGTTGTTATACATAATGACAGAGTGATTGGATTGGATAAAACCCATCCCACCCATATCAGCAGCAAGATTGAAAACATGATCCACATCCTTAGTAACTTTGAGGCAATTATCCATAACCCTAAGATCAACAAGATGGAACTCATGACAGAACATGTCCTCAGTCATGTGCTCATTCTTCTTCCAATCAGAGGCAATAATGTAATGGCCCTCGGTCTTAAGACGGCGAGCAATGTGGGAGGCAATAAACCCACCAGCACCGGTAATGGAAATTCTTAGCTTTTCTGTTGGCCAATATGGTTCTCTCTCAAGGTTTTGGTATGTGAATGCACCATAGTCGTTGTTTATTCCAGAACTTCCCATTCTGCGCAAATATGAATCAAAACACAAAATTGATGAGAATTAAGCACAGAACAGTGGACATGGGATTGGTCAGTAGTACTATGTCATCATTAGACCAGGATactgagttaaaaaaaaaaaaaaaaacattgaattgaattgaatttgcaGTTTTTAAGGAAGAACCggggagagagaaaaaaatctgaacCGACACAAATTAGAAGAAAGAAGCACATACATAGATACGACATACCCCACGACAGGAGGAGGGCACATGGGAATTGAACAAGGtagttacaaaataaaaatgcaataataaaatagggttgaataaataaaataagaatgagAATTGAGAGAGGAACCTGATGAAGAGAGGAGTGAAAGAAGAATTGAGATTTGATTGGGTTTTAGAATAAAATATGACTAGAGGTGTCACggaggtatatatatatatatagaacgGTTTGTTACTCTAATAAAGTGTGAAGAAGGTGTGACCACGGTTGGATCCTTTTCAGCCACACCgcgttatttttttgtttccttttttattcattcaatcaaGTATCTaatgaataatattatattccttcaaaaaaaaattattgatgaataataatatatattgctaattaaaatattttacaatatgctattttttgaattcaaacaaattaataatgacATAGATATTAAATTTGCCCACTTAAGGACTACCATGCCATCAAAATTGATCACAATCAGGTGGAGACCAAAActcatgaaaattgaaatagagAAACCAAAAagcttatttttaaaatgggggatcaatttttttttaaattaattaatggtatatatatgtaaaaaaatcagtatatatacaaaatttaaaGTCGTATTCCACATATAAATACTTGAAGTGTATACAGGGAAGGATCCAAGAATATATTTTCAGCGTGGCTAAACAAGTATCGACCAAAATAGTGactgttttttaatattttatacacTAACGACTGCAATGTCGTCATTATTTCAGAAACTAAATATATTAACGAccaatttttttgtattttataatttagcAACTGAATAATCAGTCATTATTTCAATCGTTAAACTTATTAGCTATCGATTTTTATACTTTAAAGACtgaaaaaaaactatagtttGGTCTGAAGAACGTATTGAACAAATAGATTTTGTGATGTCACGTTAAAATAGTTTGTTTAATGACGGAAGAAAACAAAGCACGAAAGTGGGAAGAAAGTAGTGTTGTGATCGTACTTCTGTAccctttttcaatttcatttcattcaccACCTTCTCATTTTCGGATGCATGTCCTTCCATTGTGTGCACTTTACATTATTTACTTTGTTCGTTTTCGTATCAAGGATGTATATTGGTAGGCTTACTTGCACCGAGGAAAGATGCGCTCTGTCATGGCATAttcctcttcttcattttgGACTGTAATAGGTCAATTATTTTCAATGATTGTTCGTTCCCCCTTAATATACTCAAATCTTTCAAAATCTATTATCAAACTGTGATTCCCCTAAAATGTTGCATTTTACAGtcataaaattttatctttgaCTGGCCCCAACAAAGATTAAAACTTAAGAGTATGTGGCTTAAATTTTGATACACGTTTTTTTAAGACTCTGTAGCCCGTTCGGACTATGGGCCACCGGGTTAGCCCgcttaaactaaaaaaaataaacagtgTGCCAGCCATGGTGTCACCCAATTAGTGACACAAAATTCATGAAGAATATAGGAAGAGTATGAGAGGCACGAAGAAGCATAAGGACCTAGTGGTATAAATTGTTTGAGAGCCACAAGAGGATGATGTGGGTTTGAATcccatcaaaaatattttttaaatttaatttgtaaaagtagacgataaatatgtaaaaagaaGATGTGGAAGTGCTGAATCCGGAACCTTTAGAAATTTATGGTACCCTTTTTCACCACAGCAATGGAATTCTTATTTGATATAATACATCTAATATAGTATATAACGAAAACTTGGGGGATGTCATGGCCCCAGCCTGTCCCTGAAGAGATCCGCCACTGAGCACAAGGTTGTGCATACACCATGATGATGAGTATTCTTTTTTCAGACATAAATCTAAGAGTAGGAGAATATGGAAAGTTTCATTGGTCCAAAACTTAATATATAagtagaaaattttaaattgcaaGTCATGAATCAAATTGAATGGTGATAATGAGGTTTGCAATTGAGATCTGAGTGAGAAATTGGAGTTAGGAAAACAAGGAATTCAAAAATGAACAAACGTGGTGATTGTATGAGATTAAATGGCGATGAAATCGAATGCAGGCCTGCTGCATACTTCTTCCTTGGAAGGGTCAAATGGTTTAATAGATTTGAGTATGAAAATGAAGGTGGTGTTTTGTAATTGAAGTTGCCCGGAAACCATCattgagttttgttgattttaattgttaGAGAAAGCGGGGTTTGTTGATGTGGTGAATATTTGGACTTATACATCTTCCAAAAACGGCAATTGAAGGATGCTAATTGATTGAAATTGGTATAAAAGTGTTGTTTGTTAAGGTAGATAGCACTGCTGCAAAGATGAATTCAAGAGAGGAATAAGATGCAAATGGAAATCTTGAATGGTAAAGTTAATAGAACATGAAAcaaaagagatgaagaaaagtatagacaagaaatttttttgaagttttctgaaaacaaatatcaaatccaaaatgtttttataagttttccagaataaaaagttgaaaaatgtgaaaaaactaaaaatgattTTAGTACATATACGAGGGTAAAATTGACATCATATAAATAATACATGGGTGAAGAAatattgagaattgttgttgacacatttggtttagctgagaaacacgagtaatttacctaAATgcctctcggcagttaactgccgaagttttagaaaaCCGGCTAACTATCGAGGATTTCCTCGACAGTAAACTGCTGAAGCGTCCTGAAGCCAAAACAGAGACAGTAGCTTCATTTCCTGAACCTGTAATGTGtttcaaacacaaaacacaacatatgtacctgtttttttttatgcataacGGTTCAAATGGCAAAACAAATATTGAcgcaaatgcacaacttaattaaaccaacatttttatataccgttaaacaaagtaaaatatcccatgaaattaaaagtaatgtcatcaaaatataaatatacaaatcaatgtcatcaaaataccaaaactaaaaaacaaactaCTACTATTGGTCCTGGTCCTGCTGATGCTGctggtgcctcctcctcggcctctggccTCGCCTCCTGGTCAAGACAggcgcgatctgctccctaAGATGGCTCATGGCCTAAAACCACTGTTGAGGGGTCATGCTCGtgacctcctcctggcctaactgctca containing:
- the LOC11429807 gene encoding GDP-mannose 3,5-epimerase 2 isoform X1; protein product: MCPPPVVGYVVSIMGSSGINNDYGAFTYQNLEREPYWPTEKLRISITGAGGFIASHIARRLKTEGHYIIASDWKKNEHMTEDMFCHEFHLVDLRVMDNCLKVTKDVDHVFNLAADMGGMGFIQSNHSVIMYNNTMISFNMIEAARINGVKRFFYASSACIYPEFKQLETNVSLKEADAWPAEPQDAYGLEKLATEELCKHYNKDFGIECRIGRFHNIYGPFGTWKGGREKAPAAFCRKTLTSTDKFEMWGDGLQTRSFTFIDECVEGVLRLTKSDFREPVNIGSDEMVSMNEMAEIVLSFENKSIPIQHIPGPEGVRGRNSDNTLIKEKLGWAPTMKLKDGLRITYFWIKEQLEKEKAGGVDVTSYGSSKVVSTQAPVQLGSLRAADGNE
- the LOC11429807 gene encoding GDP-mannose 3,5-epimerase 2 isoform X2; the encoded protein is MGSSGINNDYGAFTYQNLEREPYWPTEKLRISITGAGGFIASHIARRLKTEGHYIIASDWKKNEHMTEDMFCHEFHLVDLRVMDNCLKVTKDVDHVFNLAADMGGMGFIQSNHSVIMYNNTMISFNMIEAARINGVKRFFYASSACIYPEFKQLETNVSLKEADAWPAEPQDAYGLEKLATEELCKHYNKDFGIECRIGRFHNIYGPFGTWKGGREKAPAAFCRKTLTSTDKFEMWGDGLQTRSFTFIDECVEGVLRLTKSDFREPVNIGSDEMVSMNEMAEIVLSFENKSIPIQHIPGPEGVRGRNSDNTLIKEKLGWAPTMKLKDGLRITYFWIKEQLEKEKAGGVDVTSYGSSKVVSTQAPVQLGSLRAADGNE